A genomic window from Cupriavidus basilensis includes:
- a CDS encoding fimbrial protein — MSNAKSQELREIGMNILEAPGSAAGSYAYANRLSKWLLRLALVFQAAAHAQASRIKLASPDSTKRDPNRGAAWEREMFPRLPEVKIPAMQQFHQIPRGLTARLIPAFVLVVVASISPKALATTDMTAFGATLNLPSTLPAGTVISRYTIPVSQFCGASPSCAVAAVSLWPNGASTLNPGPLIVTNVSGISTRLLINGQPVSSFGHKTGNTLILRSPLEVQLVRDARPLSAGSLAGQQNGRPGYFSLCVPYDVPISGSACYASHPGLSIVLKATVRLINGTCSTPDQSVALPAMVVHKLKGVGSTGDMSGTKGFELRFNNCPPGFARIGYTLSPTGGAAPAFAGALPVAGGTTAKGVAIQITGKDGAPATFNQRLPLAAYSASTGGSYSVPMNARYIQTEATVTPGTISGMMAVLVDYQ, encoded by the coding sequence TTGAGCAACGCAAAATCGCAGGAATTGAGAGAAATCGGGATGAATATTCTGGAAGCGCCAGGAAGTGCCGCCGGATCATATGCATACGCGAACAGGCTGTCGAAATGGCTCCTGCGGCTGGCGCTTGTATTCCAGGCGGCAGCCCATGCGCAGGCGTCCCGGATCAAGCTCGCGAGTCCCGATAGTACAAAGCGTGACCCGAATCGAGGCGCGGCATGGGAGCGAGAGATGTTCCCTCGCTTACCGGAGGTAAAAATTCCTGCCATGCAACAGTTTCATCAAATCCCCCGGGGTCTTACCGCGCGCCTGATCCCGGCATTCGTTCTTGTCGTTGTCGCGTCGATTTCGCCGAAAGCACTTGCGACGACCGACATGACGGCGTTTGGAGCGACGCTTAACCTGCCGAGCACCTTGCCGGCAGGCACCGTGATCAGCCGCTACACGATTCCGGTGAGTCAATTCTGCGGCGCATCGCCGTCGTGCGCGGTTGCTGCGGTATCGCTCTGGCCGAACGGCGCGAGTACACTCAATCCCGGACCGTTGATCGTGACCAACGTATCGGGCATCTCGACTCGCCTGCTGATCAACGGCCAGCCCGTCTCCTCGTTCGGCCACAAAACTGGCAACACCTTAATCCTCAGATCGCCGCTGGAAGTGCAACTGGTGCGCGACGCTCGCCCACTGTCGGCCGGCAGCCTCGCGGGCCAGCAAAACGGCCGCCCGGGCTATTTCAGTTTGTGCGTGCCCTACGATGTGCCAATATCTGGTAGCGCATGCTATGCGAGCCACCCCGGTCTCAGCATTGTTCTGAAGGCCACCGTCAGGCTGATCAACGGCACCTGTTCGACACCGGATCAAAGCGTCGCGCTGCCCGCCATGGTCGTGCACAAGCTCAAGGGCGTGGGATCGACCGGCGACATGTCGGGCACCAAGGGGTTCGAGCTTCGCTTCAACAACTGCCCACCCGGCTTCGCGCGCATCGGTTATACACTCAGCCCGACCGGAGGCGCGGCGCCCGCCTTCGCCGGCGCGCTGCCGGTCGCCGGCGGCACGACGGCAAAGGGCGTGGCGATCCAGATCACCGGCAAGGACGGCGCCCCCGCGACGTTCAATCAACGGCTGCCGCTCGCCGCATATAGCGCCTCGACCGGCGGCTCGTACTCGGTCCCGATGAACGCACGCTACATTCAAACCGAAGCGACGGTCACTCCCGGCACGATTTCCGGCATGATGGCCGTGCTGGTGGATTACCAGTAG
- a CDS encoding fimbrial protein, whose translation MFPRLPKVKIPAMQRFPQIPQGLTAHLIPACVLVVVASISPKALAMTDLTAFGTTLNLPSTLPEGTVISRYTIALSQLCGALPSCEIAAISLWPNGGSTIHSGPLIETNVSGISSRLLMNGRPVSRFDYKTGATVIANSPLEVQLVRDGRPLSPGSLAGQQNGNPGYFGLCLPYVWANPGQACLFGHPGFAIVLKATIRLINGTCSTPDQSVTLPPMVVHKLKGVGSTGDMSGTKGFELRFNNCPPGFARIGYVLSPTAGTAPAFAGALPVDGGTTAKGVAIQITGKDGAPATFNQRLPLAAYSSSTGGSYSVPMNARYIQTEATVTPGTISGMMSVLVDYQ comes from the coding sequence ATGTTCCCTCGCCTGCCGAAGGTAAAAATTCCGGCCATGCAACGGTTCCCTCAAATCCCCCAAGGTCTTACCGCGCATCTGATCCCGGCATGCGTTCTTGTCGTTGTCGCGTCGATTTCGCCGAAAGCACTTGCGATGACCGACCTGACGGCGTTTGGAACGACGCTGAACCTGCCAAGCACTTTGCCGGAAGGCACCGTGATCAGCCGCTACACGATTGCGTTGAGTCAACTCTGCGGCGCATTGCCGTCGTGCGAGATTGCTGCGATATCGCTCTGGCCGAACGGTGGAAGTACAATCCATTCCGGACCGTTAATCGAGACCAACGTATCGGGCATCTCGAGTCGCCTGCTGATGAACGGCCGGCCCGTCTCCAGGTTCGACTACAAAACCGGCGCCACAGTCATCGCCAATTCGCCGCTTGAAGTGCAACTCGTGCGCGACGGCCGCCCACTGTCGCCCGGCAGCCTCGCGGGCCAGCAAAACGGCAACCCGGGCTATTTCGGTCTGTGCTTGCCCTACGTTTGGGCAAACCCTGGCCAGGCATGCCTGTTTGGCCACCCCGGTTTCGCCATTGTTCTGAAGGCCACCATCAGGCTGATCAACGGCACCTGTTCGACACCGGATCAAAGCGTTACGCTGCCTCCCATGGTCGTGCACAAGCTCAAGGGCGTGGGATCGACCGGCGACATGTCGGGCACGAAGGGGTTCGAGCTTCGCTTCAACAACTGCCCACCCGGCTTCGCTCGCATCGGCTATGTACTCAGCCCGACCGCAGGCACGGCGCCCGCCTTCGCCGGCGCGCTGCCGGTCGACGGCGGCACGACGGCAAAGGGCGTGGCGATCCAGATCACCGGCAAGGACGGCGCGCCCGCGACGTTCAACCAACGGCTGCCGCTCGCCGCGTATAGCTCCTCGACCGGCGGCTCGTACTCGGTCCCGATGAACGCACGCTACATTCAAACCGAAGCGACGGTCACTCCCGGCACGATTTCCGGCATGATGTCCGTGCTGGTGGACTACCAGTAG
- a CDS encoding fimbria/pilus outer membrane usher protein → MPPIQRPNSDIGHMPQLRPICALLLTGLAGWQSNANADGGTPEPFQIAQAQSTPLEFESGFLNNSGGTVDLSKFQRSNIVPPGTYSVDIYVEQNWVGRASVPFKAVTGSADAQPCFNEALLKQAGVNLGKLPHHVKATFADPDACVRLGQAIPDASTSFDFGEQRLNLSIPQISLVRNARGYVSPDQWDAGVPVGMVGYNANVYSTKSQGGNAQTQGYLGLNIGANLGSWHFRHDGSYNLDDKGRQKYQNVATYLQRNLPSLSSQLIIGESYTSGDLFDSTQFRGVRIASDDRMLPDSLRGYAPVVRGVANSNARVSISQNGVKLYETTVAPGAFEIDDLYPTGYGGDLRVTVTEADGSVHSFSVPYAAVPLSLRPGTSRYSVVAGAVRNQQSSKNPLFTQGTWQHGFTNLLTGYGGITVAEGYVSVMAGGVLNTSYGALGADVTQARTSIPGVKRFDGSSVRVSYAKNVVATGTNISIAAYRYSTAGFFGLNDAMLAREQAERGLSIDTVYRQRNRASLTLNQRLGERGGNLNATASTATYWNRSGSDVSYSVGYSNAYKNLSYSVSATRQRNSGGQMSTLYYVGLTIPLGGKTPGTVTGSLLRDTAGRTQLQSSVSGSSGVDNNLSYGLNANHANGRGGSTTTGGANVMYRAPNVELGASVSGGADYQQASVSARGAMVGHPGGITLSQPLSETFAIVEAPGAEGARVTNASGVRIDSRGYAIVPYLTPFNMNTVELDPKGLSTDVELKETSQRVAPLAGSVPMLKFATESGRSALIQPRRPNGQPLPFGATVLNERGKEVGSVGQMGKIFARGLESQGELTVRWGKDESSVCHVPYNLPERKKQKGLQPLQRIDAACADGATRPNYASNQVRR, encoded by the coding sequence ATGCCGCCGATTCAGCGTCCGAATTCCGATATTGGCCACATGCCGCAGTTGCGGCCAATATGCGCTTTGCTCCTGACCGGCCTGGCCGGCTGGCAGAGCAATGCGAACGCTGATGGTGGCACGCCCGAGCCGTTTCAAATCGCACAAGCCCAGTCCACGCCCCTTGAGTTCGAGAGCGGTTTTCTCAACAACAGCGGCGGCACCGTGGATCTGTCGAAGTTCCAGCGCAGCAATATCGTCCCGCCTGGAACATACAGCGTCGATATCTATGTCGAGCAAAACTGGGTGGGCCGCGCCAGTGTGCCGTTCAAGGCCGTAACCGGTTCCGCGGATGCCCAGCCTTGCTTCAATGAAGCGCTGCTGAAGCAGGCGGGCGTCAATCTTGGCAAGTTGCCTCACCATGTGAAGGCCACCTTCGCCGATCCGGATGCCTGCGTTCGCCTCGGGCAGGCCATTCCGGACGCGAGCACCAGTTTCGATTTCGGCGAGCAGCGGCTCAATCTCAGCATTCCGCAGATTTCGCTCGTTCGCAACGCGCGCGGATACGTGAGCCCCGACCAGTGGGATGCCGGCGTCCCCGTCGGCATGGTCGGCTACAACGCCAACGTCTACAGCACCAAGAGCCAGGGCGGCAATGCGCAGACCCAGGGATACCTGGGCCTGAATATCGGCGCCAACCTGGGGAGCTGGCATTTCCGTCACGACGGGTCGTATAACCTGGACGATAAAGGACGCCAGAAGTACCAGAACGTCGCCACCTATCTGCAACGCAACCTGCCATCGTTGTCGTCGCAACTCATCATCGGCGAGTCCTATACCTCGGGGGACCTGTTCGACTCCACCCAGTTCCGCGGGGTGCGCATTGCCTCGGACGACCGGATGCTGCCGGATTCGTTGCGCGGTTACGCGCCGGTCGTGCGCGGCGTGGCCAACAGCAATGCGAGAGTCTCGATTTCGCAGAACGGCGTCAAGCTCTACGAGACCACGGTCGCACCCGGTGCGTTCGAGATCGACGATCTCTACCCGACCGGGTACGGCGGCGACCTGCGCGTTACCGTCACGGAAGCGGACGGTTCCGTGCATTCGTTCTCCGTGCCGTATGCGGCCGTGCCGCTGTCGCTGCGTCCTGGCACCAGCCGCTACAGCGTGGTGGCGGGTGCGGTGCGCAATCAGCAGAGCTCGAAGAACCCGCTCTTCACCCAGGGCACCTGGCAGCACGGCTTCACCAACCTGCTGACCGGCTACGGCGGCATCACCGTGGCCGAAGGCTACGTGTCGGTGATGGCCGGCGGCGTGTTGAACACCTCATACGGCGCGCTCGGGGCGGACGTCACGCAGGCCCGCACCTCGATCCCGGGCGTGAAGCGCTTCGACGGCTCCAGTGTGCGGGTGAGCTATGCGAAAAACGTGGTGGCGACCGGCACCAACATCTCGATCGCAGCCTACCGTTATTCCACGGCCGGCTTCTTCGGGCTCAACGACGCCATGCTCGCCCGCGAGCAGGCCGAGCGCGGCCTGTCGATCGACACGGTCTACCGGCAACGCAATCGCGCGTCGCTGACACTCAACCAGCGGCTCGGCGAGCGCGGCGGCAACCTCAATGCCACCGCGTCCACGGCGACATACTGGAACCGCAGCGGCTCGGATGTGAGCTATTCGGTGGGCTACAGCAATGCCTACAAGAATCTCTCCTACAGTGTTTCCGCCACGCGCCAGCGCAACTCCGGCGGGCAGATGAGCACGCTGTACTACGTCGGCCTGACGATTCCGCTGGGCGGGAAGACGCCGGGCACGGTCACCGGAAGCTTGCTGCGCGATACCGCCGGACGCACCCAGCTGCAATCGTCGGTCTCCGGGTCGTCCGGCGTGGACAACAATCTCTCCTACGGCCTGAACGCCAATCACGCGAACGGCAGAGGCGGCTCGACGACCACTGGTGGCGCCAACGTGATGTACCGGGCCCCGAACGTCGAACTCGGCGCGAGCGTGAGCGGAGGTGCGGATTACCAGCAGGCCTCCGTCTCGGCACGCGGCGCCATGGTCGGGCATCCCGGCGGGATCACGCTGTCGCAGCCGCTTTCGGAAACCTTCGCGATTGTCGAAGCACCGGGAGCGGAAGGCGCGCGCGTGACGAATGCGTCGGGCGTGCGGATCGATAGCCGGGGCTACGCGATCGTGCCGTACCTCACGCCGTTCAACATGAACACGGTCGAGCTGGACCCGAAGGGGTTGTCGACCGATGTGGAACTCAAGGAAACGAGCCAGCGCGTGGCGCCGCTGGCGGGCTCGGTCCCGATGCTGAAGTTCGCCACGGAATCCGGGCGCTCCGCGCTGATCCAGCCTCGGCGGCCGAATGGCCAGCCGCTCCCGTTTGGCGCCACGGTGCTCAACGAGCGCGGCAAGGAAGTCGGCTCGGTCGGCCAGATGGGCAAGATCTTCGCGCGCGGCCTGGAATCGCAAGGCGAACTGACCGTCAGGTGGGGCAAGGACGAATCGTCGGTATGCCATGTCCCCTACAACCTGCCGGAGCGAAAGAAGCAAAAGGGGCTGCAGCCGCTGCAGCGGATCGATGCGGCCTGCGCGGATGGTGCGACTCGCCCGAACTATGCCTCGAATCAGGTGCGCCGCTAA
- a CDS encoding molecular chaperone, translated as MTLSIPKSKLSRMMALVSASIACASIATTAAAAVVVSGTRLVFPSQEREMTLKVTNDGRLPSLVQTWIDTGTENDSPDKIDVPFTLTPTMFRVEPGKGQTLRIIYTNEPLPTDKESLFWINVLDVPPKPAAEDERNRLQVAFRTRIKMMYRPQGLPGKAEEAPALLKWHIARDPEANQYVLKTVNPSPYVVSLGSVQLKMGGKTFDAGMGYVLPGASQKFPITGLESAPAADATVEFSSIDDWGGNKNAQVPVAIDPRH; from the coding sequence ATGACACTCAGCATTCCGAAGTCGAAGTTATCGAGGATGATGGCGCTGGTTTCCGCATCGATTGCCTGCGCATCGATCGCGACAACGGCCGCCGCAGCCGTCGTCGTCTCGGGCACGCGCCTCGTCTTTCCCTCGCAAGAGCGCGAAATGACCCTCAAGGTCACGAATGACGGCCGCCTCCCCTCCCTGGTGCAGACGTGGATCGATACCGGGACCGAGAATGATTCACCTGACAAGATCGACGTGCCGTTCACGCTCACGCCGACCATGTTCCGCGTTGAGCCCGGCAAGGGCCAGACCCTGCGCATCATCTATACGAACGAGCCGTTGCCGACCGACAAGGAATCGCTGTTCTGGATCAACGTCCTGGACGTCCCCCCGAAGCCGGCCGCCGAAGACGAACGCAACCGCCTTCAGGTTGCCTTTCGCACGCGGATCAAAATGATGTACCGGCCGCAGGGACTGCCGGGTAAAGCCGAGGAAGCCCCGGCACTGCTCAAGTGGCACATCGCCAGGGACCCCGAAGCCAACCAGTATGTCCTGAAGACCGTCAACCCCAGTCCTTATGTCGTCAGCCTCGGCAGTGTCCAGTTGAAGATGGGCGGGAAAACGTTCGACGCAGGCATGGGCTATGTACTCCCCGGCGCGTCGCAGAAATTCCCGATCACGGGGCTGGAATCGGCGCCCGCCGCGGATGCGACGGTCGAGTTCAGCAGCATCGACGACTGGGGCGGCAACAAGAATGCGCAAGTGCCCGTCGCCATCGACCCGCGGCACTAG
- a CDS encoding fimbrial protein → MKTKILAITLATAGLMTAAGSAQAADGMINFTGSVIASTCKINGGTNDLAVALPKVSTSTLAKAGATAGRTPFVLSLTGCTVSKDAPTKVAVSFEPGTTVNADTGRLKLQGADAAANVEIGILNDQSLPIKVGAASTDQNSQIVDIDGTTGIAKLSYAAEYTATGVATAGSANSFVQYTLMYP, encoded by the coding sequence ATGAAAACGAAAATTCTGGCAATCACCCTGGCAACGGCTGGCCTGATGACCGCGGCTGGCTCGGCACAAGCTGCTGACGGCATGATCAACTTCACCGGCAGCGTGATCGCCTCCACCTGCAAGATCAACGGCGGCACCAACGATCTGGCCGTAGCGCTGCCCAAGGTGAGCACCAGCACGCTGGCCAAGGCGGGCGCCACTGCCGGCCGTACGCCGTTCGTCCTCTCGCTGACGGGCTGCACCGTCTCCAAGGATGCGCCCACCAAGGTCGCTGTTTCCTTCGAACCCGGCACGACCGTCAACGCCGACACCGGCCGTCTGAAGCTGCAGGGCGCCGACGCCGCTGCCAACGTGGAAATCGGCATCCTGAACGATCAGTCCCTGCCGATCAAGGTGGGCGCGGCCAGCACCGACCAGAACTCGCAGATCGTGGACATCGATGGCACGACCGGCATCGCGAAGCTGAGCTACGCCGCCGAGTACACGGCGACTGGCGTGGCAACGGCGGGTAGCGCGAACTCGTTCGTGCAATACACCCTGATGTACCCCTAA
- a CDS encoding response regulator transcription factor encodes MIADDTPLILDGLKCALNSISTINVLASCESSSELFGALSDTDCDVVVTNYSIRGDEYGDGADGLSYVSRLRRLHPNAKIVILTRHKQPAIIKSVLALGVSAIVGRHDDATEVITAIHVSASGGQYISPRVRLALACLQSNIDRSQPLSARETEVMRLYISGMTVGEIAVLLKKGKQTISCQKMSAMRKLGIKSNVDLIKYGHDINHSQH; translated from the coding sequence GTGATCGCCGACGACACCCCATTGATACTGGATGGATTGAAATGCGCACTCAATTCTATTTCGACGATAAACGTCCTGGCGTCGTGTGAATCGTCATCCGAACTATTCGGTGCTTTGTCTGATACCGATTGTGATGTTGTTGTAACGAACTACTCCATTCGTGGAGATGAATATGGTGATGGTGCTGATGGGCTGTCTTATGTATCCCGCCTTCGCCGCCTTCACCCAAATGCAAAGATTGTTATCCTGACGAGGCACAAGCAGCCCGCCATCATCAAGTCTGTCCTGGCCCTTGGCGTCTCCGCCATCGTGGGTCGGCATGACGATGCAACAGAGGTAATCACTGCCATTCATGTCAGCGCTTCCGGCGGGCAGTATATTTCTCCACGGGTCCGCCTGGCGCTGGCTTGCCTGCAGTCCAACATAGATCGGTCACAGCCGCTTTCGGCCCGTGAAACCGAGGTGATGCGCCTCTATATATCGGGCATGACCGTCGGTGAAATTGCAGTCCTTCTCAAGAAGGGCAAACAGACAATCAGCTGCCAGAAGATGAGTGCCATGCGAAAGCTCGGAATAAAGAGCAATGTCGATCTCATCAAGTATGGCCATGACATTAATCATAGCCAGCATTGA
- a CDS encoding EAL domain-containing protein, whose product MFAGQGEHHVEGCTDGAKALQRLGECPFDLVVTGLNVAGVDGIQIIQSLPVSALAPALVITSTAPRPILVGARKVAESRGIPVMATLPKPLTQQGVNAALGAYSESVKRVRPALPGNTLEFHRNALIAAMENGEMQAWFQPKYALVDDLGHAAEALARWEHPKFGLLLPGAFLSAIEREGLEDRLLQTMLAQTLAAQQDWMAAGLDIAVSVNLTTRLLDDPELPDRLHAQVKAANGDPRRICFELTEDSMEAQESNYYAGACRLRMHGFGLAQDDFSSGFSSFYRLVATPFTELKLDGSMIKDAIMIDAFRAALSSVVQLGRKMGLTVVAEGVETEAQLRLLQEFGCHRAQGFLISPAIQRDAIARFFRAS is encoded by the coding sequence ATGTTCGCCGGCCAGGGCGAACATCATGTGGAAGGCTGCACCGACGGAGCCAAAGCCTTGCAGCGCCTGGGCGAATGCCCTTTTGACCTGGTTGTCACCGGCCTCAATGTCGCCGGCGTCGACGGCATCCAGATCATCCAGAGCCTGCCTGTGTCCGCGCTCGCGCCGGCGCTGGTCATCACAAGCACCGCGCCGCGGCCGATACTGGTCGGCGCCCGCAAGGTCGCCGAGTCGCGGGGCATCCCGGTGATGGCAACGTTGCCGAAGCCGCTCACCCAGCAAGGCGTGAATGCAGCGCTTGGCGCGTACAGCGAGAGCGTGAAGCGTGTACGTCCCGCCCTGCCCGGCAACACCCTGGAATTTCACCGCAATGCCCTGATCGCCGCGATGGAAAACGGCGAAATGCAAGCGTGGTTCCAGCCAAAGTACGCACTGGTCGATGACCTGGGCCATGCCGCGGAGGCGCTGGCACGTTGGGAACATCCGAAATTCGGCTTGCTGCTGCCTGGCGCCTTCCTGTCCGCCATTGAGCGCGAAGGGCTTGAGGACCGCTTGCTGCAGACCATGCTGGCACAGACACTCGCCGCACAACAAGATTGGATGGCCGCCGGCCTGGATATCGCCGTCTCCGTGAACCTGACGACCAGGCTGCTGGATGACCCGGAACTTCCCGATCGCTTGCATGCGCAGGTAAAAGCGGCCAATGGCGATCCGCGGCGCATCTGCTTCGAGTTGACCGAAGACTCCATGGAGGCGCAGGAAAGCAACTACTACGCGGGCGCATGCCGGCTGCGCATGCACGGCTTTGGCCTGGCCCAGGATGATTTCAGCAGTGGTTTCAGCTCGTTCTACAGACTGGTGGCGACACCTTTCACGGAGCTGAAGCTGGACGGGTCCATGATCAAGGACGCCATCATGATCGATGCCTTCCGTGCCGCCCTTTCGAGCGTGGTGCAGCTCGGGCGCAAGATGGGCCTGACCGTTGTGGCGGAAGGCGTGGAGACCGAAGCCCAACTACGGCTTCTCCAGGAATTTGGCTGCCACCGGGCGCAAGGCTTTCTGATATCGCCCGCCATCCAGCGAGACGCCATCGCGCGCTTCTTCCGCGCAAGCTGA
- a CDS encoding response regulator, with amino-acid sequence MDDFHLRVMVADDHPVTLFGIAHSLQGASGIQVTGTASNSTELVDALGKQPCDVLVLDYVMPDGKYGDGQALISMILRRFPEVRIVTITMVDDPAVLRAIQTLGVTCILSKSDAMAHIVTAVHAAYTGGQYVSPSVVALFEDQEDPGATRKLSVREAEIVRLFRAGYKVGEIAAQLHRSKQTISSQKVAAMKKLGVTRDADLIRYSGDEMQPEPEGGQEQA; translated from the coding sequence ATGGATGACTTTCATTTGCGTGTCATGGTGGCGGACGATCACCCAGTCACGTTGTTCGGCATTGCCCACTCGCTGCAGGGGGCCAGCGGCATCCAGGTAACCGGGACAGCCTCGAATTCCACGGAACTGGTCGATGCGCTCGGCAAGCAGCCTTGCGATGTGCTGGTGCTCGACTATGTCATGCCGGATGGCAAGTACGGCGACGGACAGGCACTCATCTCGATGATCTTGCGGCGGTTTCCCGAGGTGCGCATCGTGACCATCACCATGGTGGACGATCCAGCGGTGCTGCGCGCCATCCAGACGCTTGGCGTGACCTGCATACTGAGCAAGTCCGATGCCATGGCGCATATCGTCACCGCTGTGCATGCCGCCTATACCGGCGGGCAATACGTGTCGCCCAGCGTTGTTGCCTTGTTCGAAGATCAGGAGGACCCCGGTGCCACGCGCAAGCTGAGTGTCCGGGAGGCGGAAATCGTGAGATTGTTCCGGGCAGGCTACAAGGTGGGCGAGATTGCTGCCCAGCTGCATCGTAGCAAGCAGACCATCAGCTCGCAAAAGGTGGCGGCAATGAAAAAGCTCGGGGTCACGCGCGATGCGGATCTGATCCGCTACAGCGGCGACGAGATGCAGCCTGAGCCGGAAGGTGGGCAAGAGCAAGCGTGA